Proteins encoded in a region of the Cydia splendana chromosome 19, ilCydSple1.2, whole genome shotgun sequence genome:
- the LOC134800326 gene encoding uncharacterized protein LOC134800326 — protein sequence MLTSDLLIRFVTYAVITCEYAMAHDYPNGLVAILDYRDVNLIDLLAFSTRHFTLLQQCLTILKEGYGMRLKGLHVLTTSKATDALVTFAKQLLPEKLAGRLHVHRDIDTLYNFVPKEILPSDLGGDATSLSELQETFINELFSKEHKEWMEEGNRATINLSKKPKDYFSDDYISISGSFRTLTVDNFLCRHSTCDESNQENEFFYSCTMEIKVIEKLPTDGYLKFNQDQLNIVRKICNMEDPGRMKQGAEILRDWLQKQEYFNKKDYSDTFYEQMLVFTKGSVERAKSRYEKHCTLKTIWPQYFIPTDVNSFRKDFQLYQSVLLPDVTEEGCRVSLSRFSDDVTLTADLFTRFTKFIVSICEYAIAHDYPNGFVIILDHRSINLLELIAFCTRHFTLLQHCITIILEGYGMRVKAIHVVTPSKAADALVTFLKPLLTAKVASRIHVHRDVETLFAHVAKKMLPVELGGEAPSLIEMQENFLQALCTKEHEEWMKEAQRATINESKKSQDFNNDSIGMPGSFRSLNVD from the exons ATGCTGACCTCCGATCTACTTATACGATTCGTCACGTATGCAGTTATA ACCTGTGAATACGCCATGGCACATGATTATCCAAATGGATTAGTAGCTATTTTGGATTATCGAGATGTTAACTTGATAGATCTACTGGCATTTTCTACTCGCCATTTTACTCTTCTCCAACAGTGTTTAACAATATTGAAG gAAGGGTACGGCATGCGTCTTAAAGGCCTACACGTGTTAACAACATCGAAGGCAACAGATGCTCTAGTAACATTTGCAAAGCAATTGCTACCCGAAAAACTAGCTGGCAGGCTACACGTGCACAGAGACATAGACACCCTGTACAACTTTGTTCCTAAGGAAATCTTGCCTTCTGATTTAGGCGGCGATGCAACAAGCTTAAGTGAATTGCAAG AAACCTTCATTAATGAACTGTTCTCAAAAGAGCACAAAGAATGGATGGAAGAAGGTAATCGTGCAACGATCAACCTATCCAAGAAGCCGAAAGATTACTTCAGTGATGACTACATCAGCATTTCCGGGTCCTTTAGAACTTTAACTGTAGAT AATTTTCTTTGTCGCCACTCGACGTGTGACGAATCGAATCAAGAAAACGAATTTTTTTATTCGTGCACTATGGAaataaaagttattgaaaaattgCCTACCGAtggatatttaaaatttaaccAAGATCAACTTAATATTGTGAGAAAAATATGTAATATGGAGGACCCTGGAAGGATGAAACAAGGTGCAGAAATATTGAGAGATTGGTTGCAGAAGCAAGAATACTTCAACAAGAAGGATTACT cTGATACCTTTTACGAACAAATGTTGGTGTTCACCAAAGGATCCGTGGAGCGCGCAAAATCACGCTACGAGAAGCATTGCACTTTAAAAACAATTTGGCCGCAATATTTCATCCCTACTGATGTCAATTCATTCAGAAAAGATTTTCAATTATA tcAAAGCGTACTTCTACCCGACGTGACCGAAGAGGGTTGTAGAGTGAGTTTATCCAGATTCAGTGATGATGTCACACTGACTGCCGACCTATTTACACGCTTCACCAAATTTATTGTTAGT ATATGTGAATATGCCATTGCGCATGACTACCCAAATGgatttgtaattattttggATCACCGGTCCATTAATTTATTAGAATTAATAGCATTTTGTACTCGGCATTTTACTTTACTTCAGCACTGTATAACAATCATATTG gaAGGCTACGGTATGCGAGTAAAGGCTATCCACGTGGTAACTCCATCAAAAGCGGCGGACGCCTTAGTAACGTTTTTGAAACCACTGCTTACCGCAAAAGTGGCTAGTCGCATACACGTACACAGAGACGTGGAAACCTTATTTGCCCATGTCGCTAAAAAAATGTTGCCTGTTGAATTGGGTGGGGAAGCGCCATCTTTGATTGAAATGCAAG aaaattttctTCAGGCGCTTTGTACAAAGGAGCACGAAGAATGGATGAAAGAAGCTCAACGCGCCACTATCAACGAGTCTAAGAAGTCGCAAGACTTCAACAATGACTCCATCGGCATGCCAGGATCGTTCAGAAGTTTGAACGTTGATTAA
- the LOC134799776 gene encoding uncharacterized protein LOC134799776 encodes MSVTLKNSNILQFNTNTLENVRKEFNLHQPGMMDQTIDILYDWIKKQEHFVKKDFPREYLERFVIYAKGSAEKAKLRMDRLCTMRTMAPNLFEKCHAKNDFPGLRDFYINALMPKLTEDNYRIHVAKMMTKNITPSGFLKTYQHATIMCEYVTVYDYSQGFYSIMDLNDVNMADVITNMNLTDFRNNICLFTECYGFRIAGIFIISTSMMIDAFVKILKQIVSDKIGQRISVLKNVTSLHQFLPKELLPEDFGGEQKSVCEIYDEMNEELSTEEHVAHMKEMRLACTNEKLRQSGRFDEEYLGMPGSFKLMSVD; translated from the exons ATGAGTGTAACATTAAAAAACAGTAATATTTTGCAATTTAACACAAATACTCTGGAAAATGTAAGAAAAGAGTTCAATTTACACCAACCTGGGATGATGGACCAAACCATCGACATATTGTATGACTGGATTAAAAAACAGGAACATTTTGTGAAGAAGGATTTTC CTCGAGAATACTTAGAGCGATTTGTCATTTACGCAAAAGGTTCAGCGGAAAAAGCAAAATTAAGAATGGACAGACTCTGTACCATGCGTACCATGGCTCCGAACCTCTTTGAAAAATGCCATGCGAAAAATGACTTCCCAGGTCTACGTGATTTCTA CATAAATGCATTAATGCCAAAATTAACTGAAGACAACTACAGAATACACGTTGCTAAGATGATGACTAAGAATATCACACCCTCTGGCTTCTTGAAGACGTATCAACATGCTACAATA ATGTGTGAATATGTGACAGTTTATGATTATTCGCAAGGATTTTACTCGATTATGGACCTTAATGATGTTAATATGGCAGATGTGATCACCAACATGAACCTAACAGATTTTCGGAACAATATATGTTTATTTACA GAATGCTATGGATTCAGAATAGCAGGCATATTTATTATATCTACTTCAATGATGATAGATGCATTTGTAAAAATCCTGAAGCAAATAGTCAGTGACAAAATTGGCCAAAGGATCAGTGTTTTAAAAAATGTTACGTCTTTACACCAATTTTTACCTAAAGAATTGCTACCGGAAGACTTCGGCGGTGAACAGAAATCTGTGTGCGAAATTTAtg ATGAAATGAATGAAGAATTGTCTACCGAAGAACACGTAGCACATATGAAGGAAATGCGACTAGCGTGTACAAATGAAAAGCTGAGGCAATCAGGCCGATTTGATGAAGAATATCTAGGAATGCCAGGGTCTTTTAAACTTATGAGTGTAGATTAG
- the LOC134800325 gene encoding uncharacterized protein LOC134800325, with the protein MEQAIDLLEDWIQKQDHFVKKDFHRGYLERVIISTKGSIEKAKTRVDKICTMRTMWPHLFEKCHVKRDFPKLHETYINLHMPKLTEDNNRIYIAKVTAKSLTPDMFLEAYQHSVIEGYGFGVKGIYVISTSKLIYTFINMVKPLLSAKIADRIRVLKDVESLQDYLPKRLLPEDYGGSQKSLLTLYDEWVEELSTEKHVAYTKDMRLARTNEAFRRKDKYQDDYLGISGTFKILSID; encoded by the exons ATGGAGCAGGCTATTGATTTATTGGAAGATTGGATCCAAAAGCAGGATCATTTTGTGAAAAAAGATTTCC ATAGGGGATATTTGGAACGTGTGATAATTTCTACAAAAGGATCCATCGAGAAGGCCAAGACGAGAGTGGACAAGATATGCACCATGAGAACAATGTGGCCGCATCTCTTCGagaaatgtcatgtgaaaaggGATTTTCCCAAGTTACACGAAACCTA CATAAACCTCCACATGCCAAAATTAACGGAAGATAACAACAGGATATACATAGCAAAAGTGACAGCCAAAAGTCTCACACCAGACATGTTTTTAGAAGCTTATCAACATTCTGTGATT GAAGGCTATGGATTCGGCGTAAAGGGCATATACGTGATTTCGACGTCCAAATTGATATACACCTTCATAAATATGGTAAAGCCGCTTTTAAGCGCCAAAATTGCTGATCGAATAAGGGTGCTGAAAGACGTGGAGTCTTTACAAGACTATCTGCCGAAACGTTTGTTACCAGAAGACTACGGTGGATCCCAAAAATCGCTGTTAACATTATACG ATGAATGGGTCGAAGAACTTTCAACTGAGAAGCACGTGGCCTATACAAAGGACATGAGACTTGCGCGTACCAATGAGGCGTTCAGACGAAAAGACAAATACCAGGATGATTACCTAGGAATATCAGGGACTTTTAAAATTCTAAGCATCGACTGA